From Toxorhynchites rutilus septentrionalis strain SRP chromosome 2, ASM2978413v1, whole genome shotgun sequence, a single genomic window includes:
- the LOC129771617 gene encoding titin-like isoform X10 — protein MATTSSRNESSGGFLGPRKTMIIMVTVVGCVAILWPKVFYPMMAGPGQTKSVIKDHRGPGEGCCDVVLDQETFANASINLSKQQNLFRKRNTGPATEDCSIRQERPPHLRPETVHPAMRERGRAIPNAGSVHSERPQSAPRIVEGRPGPIPGMRPPMGAGSHQSTKSANSMGFIMPLYTIGIVSFFIYTILKLIFKKTPTAPYPEIKPDPAFRDEVFTAEPQYIKRPDSGTTKLGEPITHGENDVQATSVPMSNGSASSSPVQAEISVSYVQLAAQPERPATTDSLEAIEETVKPVSVASLKQECTAASAPESTTNELQEQTNDDFVQPTYDPTTEKVVDGIVIKKVVRFEDERQESEVVKQIASQIVTDVIQDAETGAEQATEAVAAEIVEETIKQAEASVTLLQSEKSHEEDCNSKAVERNDEMVSECTPSEFTENKEQDVPTTEATHVDPEESLVKARAVEMEAMDQAKEIELGAELDVSAREEVDPEEAAIKALAAEVEAVGKAEDVKGVAEDLVAEVLEQAEEVANEEVLEEPVATVTTYVSTQKLDDGQIVKRFALDEQVEAVETQSLEEQLIREKEQIEEVEEIDKSAHRTKRSTDLDMKPVIQLDDEIVKTEIVTELNNVEPIVEDVVKKVSFEDVKEITVEKSEKTIEPTVEATKDKPQPFTESSNGITEKQETEIEEADSDPDMDDSFELPSYDPATQKLVDGQVINRFESVVSSEVSTSSSKPIEEHEKSKVCETIEKKELSSATTTDQQTSDTNGSEDVVPYEMKEPVCDAAPAESTPTNDLVVSSANETAVGTNFPGQLTVTECSLIAGDKPEEIVLAEQVVPEVVATTSETVPKTSLDEHATVQSTSESSEVCAEEECSQNNEVELELTGDISMVVEQIGELTSEYGMKENENLPDSKICEKEKVTEKKETPISEIEPVQNIEVSAEIIQESPEAANESDIDVSVSIEPTTNEASEKPEDIHQELSEMVQKAEVCVDVEPKKTGKEEVVDAVSKSTEAPVSDGLTADSVSCETDQKSIKSEQSEIKFLHVEAREPEKELVDSTIEEKRTVEQLSIAPTLVESEESIGTPLLLETKEETEVGQPCIAIDSETEALENQAEDSSEEKLLAAAVEDSKASKESSIEAVDVVSEKEDKPAEETIVEEPVIAVEQNLASQTCPGAESSHETTEDVVEMSGEENLLAAAAKSSRASDESIVVDRSSASKAVEEPATVEDKKEGTIVEQQVIIEETVELPVSVKLEEQNIASESCVAPESSNETTEEALEVSSEEKLLVIAAESSKVSEEPIVEDCSPASKTEYDTSKEPATVEAIMEEESVQKAITEQPIELEETVETQLSIESEEKTYNAPKSNEESAHFVVETSCEEKLLAAAAEASKTSDESIAEDSPSTSETPDKAPTEPAAVTSVEETIVEQPVILEETIGMQLSVKLEEKVVEISDEEKLLAAAAESSKASVEPVEEDCSSTLETVDVVSSQPAAVEATTKKESLDEAVVKQPVVIEETMPVETQSTTEKAEGISGEEELLAAAAESSKAPEECSVEDCSSAPKVLNGESTEPATVETTTKEESHPLSKPEEQSTASHTVQHSEKSVESKIQESSAEEVIVEQPAFKHTTVAETEKLIYIQPSETETKEQSIVTQPRVTSEQEKLEEVSSEETPLAESSKSLGESIVEDCSSASKTLNGEPTAATAAAVTTVESPELIQVKIVHVHEETTVVDEPERSAIEESTCEPIEAHVTAFNVKETREEKSETHDHGKPIDEASTVSEPMITTETVNDCCSNEPVILNGDETNVEMVTISDVSDESRVESTSKVFAGRFSGHGPTIEEINDDNVKAADDGKTSEEFVIKVSLEKADTSDMISEVTDEVIEGAEIEEPSVKMEASVSTLETLDELVEEDVPVQKQEKIVNSSELIDGVKDEQEQSAENKTDVDLPAEADTVAVECHTQEVIPSHQESELLEQSREEQIVETVNVKVHETATDEPKLKDSFSSDEPSVSVVDANKEKQPTSAASSATELEASEQETVETNNVAAAEKNVDQNGHAVEPVDGESVIPAKQQHHDEIIDSKEQAEKPSDTEVVPDRLDTSEDRGNLKVIPMEKKAAYEAGRPISRAVTPVRSVTLDSATAESDGAESKCVLLDTNVQQTSKVVVADSDLAVETLDASQKTNEETPFDLNLIVVFESLSNLNQGRSLELNVLLGSEPTTVVHPSATTRVVSPTREVVLSGKMKLSLVKLDESKQEVTDDAVSRVKDYTSSSSSSKKEDVTDGSLGSNEE, from the exons CCCGGTCCCATACCTGGTATGCGCCCGCCTATGGGAGCTGGATCACATCAGTCTACAAAATCAGCCAATTCAATGGGGTTCATAATGCCACTGTATACCATCGGTATTGTCTCATTCTTCATCTACACAATACTGAAA CTTATTTTCAAGAAAACGCCAACCGCGCCTTATCCCGAGATTAAGCCAGACCCGGCGTTCAGGGATGAAGTTTTCACCGCAGAGCCACAGTACATCAAGCGACCCGACAGTGGAACCACGAAGCTAG GAGAACCGATTACCCACGGAGAAAACGATGTCCAAGCTACGTCGGTTCCGATGTCCAATGGTAGCGCTAGTTCCAGTCCGGTACAGGCGGAAATCAGCGTTAGCTACGTGCAGTTGGCCGCCCAACCTGAACGTCCTGCAACGACAGATTCGCTAGAGGCGATCGAAGAGACCGTTAAGCCAGTTAGTGTGGCTTCACTGAAGCAGGAATGTACCGCTGCTAGCGCACCGGAGTCTACGACAAACGAACTACAGGAGCAGACTAACGATGACTTTGTACAGCCCACATACGATCCCACTACCGAGAAGGTAGTGGATGGAATCGTTATCAAAAAGGTTGTACGCTTTGAAGACGAAAGACAGGAAAGTGAAGTAGTTAAGCAGATTGCTAGTCAAATTGTGACAGATGTTATACAGGACGCGGAAACGGGAGCCGAGCAGGCAACTGAAGCGGTAGCGGCCGAAATTGTGGAGGAAACTATCAAACAAGCGGAGGCTTCTGTTACACTGTTACAATCTGAGAAATCGCACGAAGAGGATTGTAACAGCAAAGCTGTTGAAAGAAACGATGAAATGGTCTCCGAATGCACGCCATCGGAGTTCACCGAAAATAAGGAACAAGATGTTCCCACAACAGAAG CTACCCATGTAGATCCTGAGGAATCACTAGTCAAGGCACGGGCAGTGGAAATGGAAGCAATGGACCAAGCGAAGGAAATTGAGCTCGGTGCTGAATTGGATGTCTCGGCACGAGAGGAAGTCGACCCTGAAGAAGCTGCAATCAAGGCACTTGCAGCGGAGGTCGAGGCAGTTGGCAAGGCTGAGGACGTCAAAGGGGTTGCGGAGGATCTCGTAGCGGAAGTACTGGAACAGGCGGAGGAAGTTGCAAACGAAGAGGTTCTTGAAGAGCCCGTCGCAACTGTAACCACGTATGTGTCTACACAGAAACTGGATGATGGTCAAATCGTGAAACGATTTGCTCTCGATGAACAAGTTGAAGCAGTTGAAACCCAAAGCTTGGAAGAACAGCTTATTCGGGAAAAGGAACAAATTGAAGAAGTTGAAGAAATTGACAAATCTGCTCATCGTACTAAAAGAAGCACTGACCTCGATATGAAGCCTGTTATACAATTGGACGATGAAATCGTGAAGACGGAGATCGTTACCGAGCTGAACAATGTAGAGCCAATTGTTGAAGATGTTGTGAAGAAGGTATCGTTTGAGGATGTAAAGGAAATTACAGTTGAGAAGTCCGAAAAGACAATCGAACCAACGGTAGAAGCTACAAAAGATAAGCCGCAACCATTTACTGAATCTTCCAATGGAATTACTGAGAAGCAGGAGACAGAAATTGAGGAAGCGGATAGCGATCCCGACATGGACGATTCTTTTGAGCTCCCAAGTTATGACCCGGCTACACAGAAGCTGGTTGATGGTCAGGTTATCAATCGATTCGAGTCTGTGGTGAGCTCGGAAGTGTCCACTTCCTCATCAAAGCCGATCGAGGAACATGAAAAGAGCAAAGTTTGCGAAACTATCGAAAAGAAGGAACTCTCTAGTGCTACCACTACCGATCAACAAACTTCCGATACCAATGGGTCTGAAGATGTTGTCCCATATGAAATGAAAGAGCCCGTTTGCGATGCAGCTCCAGCGGAATCGACCCCGACGAATGACCTAGTTGTTTCATCAGCCAATGAGACAGCAGTTGGAACGAATTTTCCTGGACAACTTACCGTTACAGAATGCAGTCTCATCGCAGGGGACAAACCCGAAGAAATCGTTCTCGCTGAACAAGTTGTTCCAGAGGTTGTGGCAACTACTTCAGAAACTGTGCCAAAAACGTCCCTAGATGAACACGCAACCGTTCAGAGCACCTCTGAATCATCAGAAGTTTGTGCGGAAGAGGAATGTTCACAAAATAATGAAGTAGAACTTGAGCTGACAGGAGATATTTCGATGGTAGTTGAGCAAATCGGCGAATTGACATCCGAATATGGGATGAAAGAAAACGAAAACCTTCCAGATTCGAAAATTTGTGAAAAAGAAAAGGTAACTGAAAAGAAGGAAACCCCAATAAGTGAGATCGAGCCAGTTCAAAACATCGAGGTTTCTGCTGAAATCATCCAGGAATCACCAGAGGCTGCGAATGAATCAGACATAGATGTCTCTGTATCTATAGAACCAACTACAAATGAAGCTTCGGAAAAACCGGAAGACATCCATCAGGAATTATCCGAGATGGTGCAGAAGGCAGAAGTATGTGTAGATGTAGAGCCCAAGAAAACTGGGAAGGAAGAGGTGGTTGATGCTGTTTCAAAATCCACTGAAGCTCCTGTGAGCGATGGTTTGACAGCAGACTCCGTTAGTTGCGAAACAGAtcagaaatcgatcaagtccgAACAAtcggaaattaaatttttacatgTTGAGGCTCGGGAACCTGAGAAGGAACTTGTAGATTCGACCATTGAGGAGAAACGCACTGTTGAGCAGTTGTCAATTGCACCTACACTAGTAGAATCTGAAGAATCGATTGGCACTCCATTGTTATTGGAAACAAAAGAGGAAACGGAAGTGGGCCAACCATGTATAGCCATTGATTCGGAGACTGAGGCATTGGAAAACCAGGCAGAAGATTCATCCGAGGAAAAATTGTTAGCTGCCGCTGTTGAAGATAGTAAAGCTTCGAAGGAATCATCTATAGAAGCAGTGGATGTGGTATCGGAAAAGGAGGATAAACCTGCAGAGGAAACCATTGTTGAAGAACCGGTGATAGCTGTGGAACAAAACCTTGCTAGTCAAACCTGCCCTGGTGCTGAATCGAGCCATGAGACTACTGAGGATGTTGTCGAAATGTCTGGCGAAGAGAATCTGTTAGCTGCCGCTGCAAAAAGTAGCAGAGCTTCTGATGAGTCGATCGTAGTCGATCGCTCATCTGCTTCGAAAGCTGTCGAAGAACCAGCAACCGTCGAAGACAAAAAGGAAGGGACCATTGTTGAACAGCAGGTAATAATTGAAGAAACGGTTGAGCTTCCAGTGTCGGTTAAATTGGAAGAACAAAACATTGCTAGTGAATCCTGTGTTGCCCctgaatcgagcaatgagactACCGAAGAGGCCTTGGAAGTATCCAGTGAGGAGAAACTTCTAGTTATAGCTGCAGAAAGCAGCAAAGTTTCTGAAGAACCTATCGTAGAAGACTGTTCTCCGGCTTCAAAAACAGAATACGATACATCGAAAGAACCAGCAACAGTTGAGGCGATAATGGAGGAGGAATCCGTACAGAAGGCAATCACTGAACAACCAATAGAACTTGAAGAAACAGTTGAGACTCAACTGTCGATTGAATCGGAGGAAAAAACCTATAATGCTCCTAAATCGAACGAAGAATCTGCCCATTTTGTTGTAGAGACATCTTGCGAGGAGAAACTCCTAGCTGCTGCTGCAGAAGCTAGTAAAACTTCCGATGAGTCTATCGCAGAAGACAGTCCATCTACTTCGGAAACTCCTGACAAAGCGCCAACAGAACCAGCAGCAGTGACATCAGTAGAGGAAACCATTGTTGAGCAACCGGTAATACTTGAGGAAACGATTGGAATGCAGTTATCGGTTAAACTGGAAGAAAAGGTTGTAGAAATATCAGATGAGGAGAAACTGCTAGCTGCAGCTGCAGAGAGCAGCAAAGCTTCAGTGGAACCTGTCGAAGAAGACTGTTCGTCTACCTTGGAAACAGTCGATGTGGTATCGTCACAACCAGCAGCAGTTGAAGCAACAACGAAAAAGGAGTCTTTGGACGAAGCTGTTGTTAAACAACCGGTGGTTATTGAAGAAACAATGCCAGTCGAAACTCAGTCGACTACCGAAAAGGCTGAAGGTATATCTGGCGAGGAGGAACTTCTAGCTGCCGCTGCAGAAAGCAGCAAAGCTCCAGAAGAATGCAGTGTAGAAGACTGTTCATCTGCTCCGAAAGTACTCAACGGGGAATCGACAGAACCAGCAACCGTAGAAACGACAACGAAGGAGGAATCTCACCCGTTGTCAAAGCCGGAAGAACAAAGTACTGCTAGTCATACCGTACAGCATTCAGAAAAGTCTGTGGAATCCAAAATTCAGGAGAGTTCCGCGGAGGAAGTGATTGTTGAACAACCCGCATTTAAACACACAACCGTAGCTGAAACTGAGAAACTAATTTACATTCAACCATCGGAAACAGAAACGAAAGAACAATCAATCGTTACTCAACCGAGAGTTACTTCCGAGCAGGAGAAGCTTGAAGAAGTTTCTTCCGAAGAGACACCTCTAGCCGAAAGCAGCAAGTCGTTGGGGGAATCTATCGTAGAGGACTGTTCATCTGCTTCGAAAACCCTCAACGGGGAACcgacagcagcaacagcagcagcagtcaCAACTGTGGAATCTCCTGAACTTATACAAGTAAAGATTGTTCATGTTCATGAGGAGACGACCGTTGTCGATGAACCGGAGCGTTCTGCCATTGAGGAATCAACTTGTGAGCCGATTGAGGCACATGTAACTGCATTTAATGTGAAAGAAACTAGGGAAGAGAAGAGCGAAACCCACGATCACGGAAAGCCAATCGATGAAGCGAGCACTGTTTCAGAACCAATGATCACTACGGAAACAGTTAACGATTGCTGCTCCAACGAACCAGTGATTCTGAATGGAGATGAGACTAACGTCGAAATGGTGACAATTAGCGACGTCAGCGATGAATCCCGTGTGGAGTCCACTAGCAAAGTGTTTGCCGGACGATTTTCCGGCCATGGGCCAACTATCGAGGAAATCAACGATGATAATGTGAAGGCCGCCGATGATGGGAAAACGAGCGAAGAGTTTGTCATTAAAGTTAGTCTCGAAAAGGCCGACACTTCGGACATGATTTCGGAAGTTACTGATGAGGTGATAGAGGGTGCCGAAATTGAGGAACCATCTGTCAAGATGGAAGCTTCAGTAAGTACCCTTGAAACCCTCGACGAGCTGGTGGAAGAGGATGTCCCGGTCCAGAAGCAAGAGAAAATCGTTAATTCTTCTGAGCTGATTGATGGTGTGAAGGATGAACAAGAACAGTCTGCCGAGAATAAAACGGATGTAGATCTACCAGCTGAAGCTGATACCGTCGCTGTCGAATGTCACACTCAAGAGGTTATTCCCTCTCATCAAGAATCCGAATTGCTTGAACAATCCAgagaagaacaaattgtagagacaGTCAATGTGAAAGTTCATGAAACCGCTACAGATGAGCCAAAGCTGAAGGACAGCTTCAGTTCTGATGAACCGTCCGTCAGTGTTGTTGATGCAAATAAGGAAAAGCAACCAACTTCAGCCGCAAGCAGTGCTACTGAACTAGAAGCTAGCGAACAG GAAACAGTAGAAACCAACAATGTAGCTGCAGCTGAGAAGAACGTTGACCAAAATGGTCACGCTGTTGAGCCCGTCGACGGTGAAAGTGTGATTCCTGCGAAACAACAACACCATGATGAAATTATCGATAGCAAAGAACAGGCAGAGAAACCCAGCGACACCGAGGTTGTACCAGATAGGCTTGACACTAGCGAAGATCGTGGTAACCTGAAGGTTATACCAATGGAGAAGAAAGCAGCTTACGAAGCAGGCAGGCCGATCAGTCGCGCAGTCACTCCAGTGCGGTCTGTAACTCTCGATTCG GCCACCGCCGAATCCGATGGAGCGGAATCGAAATGTGTTCTGCTCGACACAAATGTGCAGCAAACGTCCAAGGTCGTGGTCGCCGATTCCGATCTTGCCGTCGAAACGCTTGACGCCAGCCAGAAAACCAACGAGGAAACACCT TTCGATTTGAATCTTATAGTAGTGTTTGAATCGTTATCGAACCTGAATCAAGGTCGAAGTTTGGAGCTCAACGTGTTGTTAGGATCCGAACCAACAACAGTTGTACATCCCTCAGCCACAACCCGAGTGGTATCACCAACGAGGGAG